Proteins encoded by one window of uncultured Draconibacterium sp.:
- a CDS encoding DUF349 domain-containing protein produces MEPKDLKNSEELKRTEKSELKNSEVEATSDEATNPDNTKAVDDKEVTESKPETESVQKDEPVEETPKEDEKAEDNSEEKSVVTETETTEDTKDDSSEEAEEKNDTDSSAVEAEQKKPEEEDQETNKEEEVKVKKQEPEPKPEKEPVDYSKHTQVELVNALRDILEEEDVDFEVKDEIEAIKAVFYKNLNESIEEEKKKFIDAGGNEEDFKPEDDPYEKDIKDLLKKYRQIRIDFNKKLEVEKEDNLQKKYDVIEKIKGLINNEESINKTFNEFRDLQREWREIGLVPQSKMKDLWDTYHFHVENFYDYIKINRELRDLDLKKNLEAKIKLCERAEELLVDEPSILKAFNTLQKYHDQWREIGPVPREQKDDIWERFKAATTKINKKHQEFFENRKVEQKKNLEAKTALCEKAEEIIQEEITKHKDWDEKSKQLIELQKVWRTIGFAPRKDNNKIYERFRTACDKFFDAKRAFYAKNKESQQNNLQLKTDLCVQAESLKDSTDWKKTTQDFINIQKKWKEIGPVPRKHSDILWKRFRAACDYFFDKKSEHFSDVDSEQVDNLKLKEELIKEVQNFKPADNNDKNLESLKEFQRRWTEIGHVPFKKKDEVKVLFRDAVNKLFDELNIDEEKRNILKFRNKMSSFSESSRGQNKMRMERDKYMNKMKQLENDLVLLDNNIGFFAKSKNAESLIEDVKKKIEVTKQKIELLRDKIRVIDEMDSDE; encoded by the coding sequence ATGGAACCTAAAGATCTAAAAAACTCTGAAGAGTTAAAGCGTACGGAAAAATCTGAACTTAAGAATTCTGAAGTTGAAGCAACCTCAGATGAAGCAACTAACCCGGATAACACTAAAGCGGTTGACGATAAAGAAGTAACTGAATCGAAACCGGAAACAGAATCTGTTCAAAAGGATGAACCGGTTGAAGAAACTCCGAAAGAAGACGAAAAAGCTGAGGATAATTCAGAAGAAAAATCTGTAGTAACTGAAACTGAAACAACAGAAGATACAAAAGATGATTCTTCTGAAGAAGCAGAAGAAAAAAATGATACTGATTCATCCGCTGTAGAAGCAGAACAGAAAAAACCAGAGGAAGAAGATCAGGAAACAAATAAAGAAGAAGAAGTAAAAGTAAAGAAACAGGAACCGGAGCCAAAGCCCGAAAAAGAACCTGTTGATTACTCAAAACATACGCAGGTTGAGCTTGTTAATGCGCTTCGCGATATTCTTGAAGAAGAAGATGTGGATTTTGAGGTAAAAGACGAAATTGAAGCGATTAAGGCCGTTTTTTACAAAAATCTAAACGAGAGTATCGAAGAAGAAAAGAAAAAATTTATTGATGCAGGAGGAAACGAGGAGGATTTTAAACCCGAGGATGATCCTTATGAAAAAGATATAAAGGATCTGTTGAAAAAATACCGCCAGATCAGAATCGATTTCAACAAAAAGTTAGAAGTTGAAAAGGAAGATAACCTACAGAAAAAATACGATGTAATTGAAAAGATTAAGGGACTGATTAATAACGAAGAATCGATAAATAAGACCTTTAACGAATTTCGTGATCTGCAAAGAGAATGGCGTGAGATTGGATTGGTTCCACAATCAAAAATGAAAGATCTTTGGGACACTTATCATTTCCACGTTGAAAATTTTTACGATTACATAAAGATTAATCGCGAGTTACGCGACCTTGATTTAAAGAAAAACCTGGAAGCTAAAATAAAACTTTGTGAGAGGGCAGAGGAGTTGCTTGTTGATGAACCATCAATTCTGAAAGCATTTAATACACTCCAGAAATATCACGATCAGTGGCGCGAAATCGGGCCGGTTCCACGCGAACAGAAAGACGATATTTGGGAACGATTTAAAGCGGCAACCACAAAGATCAATAAAAAACACCAGGAGTTTTTTGAGAATAGAAAAGTAGAACAAAAGAAAAATCTGGAAGCCAAAACCGCTTTGTGCGAAAAAGCAGAAGAAATTATCCAGGAAGAAATTACAAAGCATAAAGATTGGGACGAAAAATCGAAACAACTTATTGAATTACAAAAGGTTTGGCGCACAATTGGCTTTGCTCCACGAAAGGATAATAACAAGATCTATGAACGTTTCCGTACGGCGTGCGACAAGTTTTTTGATGCAAAGCGTGCATTTTATGCTAAGAACAAAGAAAGTCAGCAAAACAATTTACAACTAAAAACAGATTTGTGTGTTCAGGCAGAGTCGTTAAAAGACAGTACCGACTGGAAAAAAACGACGCAGGATTTTATCAATATTCAAAAGAAATGGAAAGAAATCGGTCCTGTTCCACGAAAACATTCTGATATTTTATGGAAGCGATTCAGAGCTGCCTGCGACTATTTCTTTGATAAAAAATCGGAACATTTCTCTGATGTTGATTCTGAACAGGTTGACAACTTAAAACTTAAAGAAGAACTGATTAAAGAAGTTCAAAACTTTAAGCCTGCCGACAACAATGATAAAAACCTGGAATCGTTAAAAGAATTTCAGCGAAGGTGGACAGAAATCGGGCATGTTCCGTTTAAGAAAAAGGATGAAGTAAAAGTGCTCTTCCGCGATGCTGTAAACAAATTATTTGATGAACTGAATATCGATGAAGAAAAACGCAACATTCTGAAATTTAGAAATAAAATGTCGTCTTTCTCAGAATCATCACGTGGGCAGAATAAAATGCGCATGGAACGCGATAAGTACATGAATAAGATGAAACAGCTGGAAAATGACCTTGTATTACTCGATAATAACATTGGATTCTTTGCAAAATCGAAAAATGCAGAATCGTTGATTGAAGATGTGAAGAAGAAAATTGAGGTTACCAAACAGAAAATTGAATTACTCAGGGATAAAATAAGGGTAATTGATGAAATGGATTCAGACGAATAG
- a CDS encoding aminopeptidase P family protein, translated as MFDKNTYIHRRNKLKNKDLTGIGLILGNGESPMNCQDNTYHYRQDSSFLYFFGLDFPGLAGIIDFENGEEFIFGDDVDIEDIIWMGPQVSLKENAAKVGISKTAPFSKLFDVVKAAMDSGRKVHFLPPYRGENKILLEKLTGLSALSVQNQASLDFIKAVISIREIKEDQEIEEIKKACATGYQMHVAAMRMAQPGTWEQKIAGTIEGISLAGGGMASFPIILSQNGETLHNHSHAQILQEGKLMLCDAGAESLLKYASDFTRTTPVGGKFSTKQREIYEIVLAANNKATELAKPGVTYLSVHLAAAEVIASGLKELGLMKGDVKEAVASGAHAMFFPHGLGHMMGLDVHDMEDLGQIYVGYDDEIQPVDQFGTAYLRLGKRLKPGFVVTNEPGCYFIPALIDKWQAEGINKEFINFDKVNEYRDFGGIRLEDDIVITESGSQIIGERIPIEPYDVERTVQEA; from the coding sequence ATGTTTGATAAAAATACCTACATCCACCGAAGAAATAAATTGAAAAATAAGGATTTGACCGGAATTGGGTTGATTTTGGGCAATGGTGAATCGCCAATGAATTGCCAGGATAATACTTACCATTATCGTCAGGACAGTTCATTTTTATATTTTTTTGGTCTTGATTTTCCCGGATTAGCCGGAATCATAGATTTTGAAAATGGCGAAGAATTTATTTTTGGAGATGATGTTGATATTGAGGATATTATCTGGATGGGACCGCAGGTTTCGTTAAAAGAGAACGCAGCAAAAGTGGGAATATCTAAAACTGCTCCGTTTTCAAAACTTTTTGATGTGGTAAAAGCGGCAATGGATTCCGGAAGAAAAGTTCATTTTTTGCCACCTTACCGGGGAGAAAATAAAATTCTGCTTGAAAAGTTAACCGGATTATCTGCCCTGAGTGTCCAAAACCAGGCTTCTCTGGATTTTATAAAGGCTGTTATTTCAATTCGTGAGATTAAAGAAGATCAGGAGATTGAAGAAATAAAAAAGGCTTGTGCAACAGGCTACCAAATGCACGTTGCAGCTATGCGAATGGCACAGCCCGGAACTTGGGAACAAAAAATAGCCGGAACCATTGAAGGAATATCACTGGCCGGAGGTGGAATGGCATCTTTCCCCATAATTCTTTCGCAGAATGGAGAAACGTTGCATAACCACAGCCATGCTCAAATACTTCAGGAAGGCAAACTAATGCTATGCGATGCCGGTGCCGAATCTTTGCTTAAGTATGCTTCTGATTTTACCCGTACAACGCCAGTTGGAGGTAAGTTCAGTACAAAACAGCGCGAGATATACGAAATTGTTTTGGCGGCAAATAATAAAGCTACAGAATTGGCTAAACCAGGAGTTACCTACTTATCGGTACACCTGGCAGCTGCTGAAGTAATTGCATCAGGATTAAAGGAACTTGGATTGATGAAGGGGGATGTTAAAGAGGCGGTTGCTTCCGGAGCGCATGCAATGTTTTTTCCACATGGTTTGGGCCATATGATGGGACTGGATGTGCACGACATGGAAGACCTGGGACAAATTTATGTGGGATATGACGACGAAATTCAACCAGTTGATCAATTTGGAACTGCCTACTTGCGACTGGGAAAACGTTTGAAACCGGGCTTTGTTGTTACTAACGAACCGGGCTGCTATTTTATTCCGGCATTGATTGATAAATGGCAGGCAGAAGGCATTAATAAAGAGTTTATTAACTTCGATAAAGTGAATGAATACCGCGATTTTGGTGGAATAAGACTCGAAGATGATATTGTTATAACCGAATCAGGCAGCCAAATAATAGGAGAACGGATTCCTATTGAGCCGTATGACGTTGAACGAACAGTTCAGGAAGCATAA
- a CDS encoding cytidylate kinase-like family protein has protein sequence MGNSLMNYLNRRMKEENPLESSNLGQAGPVITISREVGCNGLVLARMIAERLNKKLTKGSWNVLSKEIFHESAKELDLDPEKVRQTFKKTDRYTFDEILKAFRDKRYKSEERIIKTVREVVRTLAVDGYCIIVGRASHIIASDIKNALHIRLTAPLGYRINTIMTNNKLNRNEAIAFIEKVEKERIAFRKALKENSLREEFFDITINRGSFSNEQAADLIEFAVEKKGILINHKPKIEFY, from the coding sequence ATGGGAAATTCATTGATGAACTATTTAAACAGGCGCATGAAAGAGGAAAATCCTCTTGAATCAAGCAATTTGGGCCAGGCCGGTCCGGTAATTACAATTTCGCGCGAGGTGGGCTGCAACGGACTTGTTTTAGCAAGAATGATTGCTGAACGGTTAAATAAAAAACTTACCAAAGGTTCGTGGAATGTACTGAGTAAAGAAATATTTCACGAAAGTGCAAAAGAGCTTGATCTTGATCCGGAAAAAGTACGACAAACTTTTAAAAAGACCGACAGGTACACTTTTGACGAGATTTTAAAAGCATTCAGAGATAAACGTTACAAAAGCGAAGAGCGAATAATTAAAACAGTAAGAGAAGTGGTCCGCACTCTGGCTGTTGACGGTTATTGTATCATAGTTGGGCGTGCAAGTCATATTATTGCCAGCGATATTAAAAATGCGTTACACATACGCTTAACTGCCCCGCTTGGGTATCGCATCAACACTATAATGACGAATAATAAGCTGAATAGAAACGAAGCAATTGCATTTATAGAAAAGGTTGAGAAAGAAAGGATAGCCTTTCGTAAAGCACTAAAAGAAAACAGCTTGCGTGAAGAATTCTTTGACATTACAATCAATCGGGGATCATTTTCAAATGAACAGGCGGCCGATCTGATTGAGTTTGCAGTTGAAAAGAAAGGTATTTTGATTAACCACAAACCCAAAATTGAGTTTTATTAG
- a CDS encoding family 16 glycoside hydrolase, with amino-acid sequence MRKVFFPFVILLIIGITACQNKVPVGEWQTIFDGETLDGWKKAGENPESISVEDGMIKCAGERSHLFYNGDFKNFEFEAEIKAQEHSNSGVFIHTEYQAEGWPAKGYEIQVNNSYRGSVEYPERRKTGSIYNVRNVYYPLAADNKWFTMRIKVVENMVEVFVNDVKVNEYIEPENPWRWDGGENTKLSSGTFALQAHDPGSTTYYRNIRVKALPEAEPVTPEVDNEWDTKVTKLMYAGFPLVDYHVHLKGGLTLDDLVENSQRLGINYGVAPNCGLYFPVTDDESLYAYMEDVKGSPTYKGMQAEGREWITLFSPEAVAKFDYVFTDAMTFTDKKGRRNRIWIPEEVWVDDKQQFMDDLVEKIEAIFSQEPVDIYVNPTVLPDELMPEYEQLWTKERMKRVVKVLADNGIALEINARYKTPNAEMIKMAKEAGIKFSFGTNNVTKNLGELEYSLEIMEECGLTPNDMFEPKPEAEKPVNVKGLPDKITG; translated from the coding sequence ATGAGAAAAGTATTTTTCCCCTTTGTTATCCTGCTAATTATAGGAATTACTGCTTGCCAGAATAAAGTTCCGGTGGGAGAGTGGCAAACCATTTTTGATGGAGAAACACTGGATGGCTGGAAAAAAGCCGGCGAAAATCCTGAAAGTATAAGCGTTGAAGATGGAATGATAAAATGTGCAGGAGAACGTTCGCACCTGTTTTACAACGGAGATTTTAAAAACTTTGAATTTGAAGCCGAAATAAAAGCGCAGGAACATTCGAATTCCGGCGTTTTTATTCATACCGAATATCAGGCAGAAGGATGGCCGGCAAAAGGTTACGAAATACAGGTGAACAATTCATACCGCGGATCTGTGGAATATCCCGAGCGACGAAAAACAGGAAGTATTTACAATGTGCGCAATGTTTATTATCCGCTGGCTGCCGATAATAAGTGGTTTACCATGCGTATAAAAGTGGTGGAAAATATGGTGGAAGTTTTTGTGAACGATGTGAAAGTAAATGAATACATCGAGCCCGAAAATCCATGGCGCTGGGATGGTGGGGAAAACACCAAATTAAGCAGTGGCACTTTTGCTTTACAAGCCCATGATCCGGGAAGCACAACCTATTACCGAAATATCCGTGTAAAGGCGTTGCCTGAGGCAGAGCCTGTTACTCCAGAAGTTGATAATGAATGGGATACGAAAGTTACGAAACTAATGTACGCTGGTTTTCCGCTCGTTGACTACCATGTTCACCTAAAAGGAGGGTTAACACTCGATGATTTAGTAGAAAATTCGCAACGCCTCGGTATAAATTATGGAGTTGCACCCAATTGTGGACTGTATTTCCCGGTAACCGACGATGAATCGTTATATGCCTATATGGAAGATGTAAAGGGAAGTCCGACATATAAAGGAATGCAAGCTGAAGGCCGCGAATGGATAACCTTATTTTCGCCTGAAGCAGTAGCAAAGTTCGATTATGTTTTTACAGATGCCATGACTTTTACCGATAAGAAAGGGCGCCGTAATCGTATTTGGATTCCGGAAGAAGTTTGGGTAGACGATAAACAACAGTTTATGGATGACCTGGTGGAAAAAATTGAAGCGATATTTTCGCAGGAACCGGTTGATATTTACGTAAATCCAACCGTTTTACCCGATGAGTTGATGCCGGAATACGAACAGCTATGGACAAAAGAACGTATGAAACGCGTAGTAAAAGTTTTGGCTGATAACGGAATTGCATTGGAAATAAATGCCCGCTATAAAACACCAAATGCCGAGATGATAAAAATGGCTAAAGAAGCCGGTATAAAATTCTCATTTGGTACAAACAATGTAACCAAAAACCTTGGTGAGTTGGAATATAGTCTTGAAATAATGGAAGAATGCGGATTAACCCCAAACGATATGTTCGAGCCTAAACCGGAGGCGGAAAAACCGGTAAACGTTAAAGGTTTGCCCGATAAGATAACAGGATAA
- a CDS encoding M81 family metallopeptidase, whose product MRRILFALLIVAFVFILGCKKKKENTLPRVAIAGLAIESSTFSPAQSDIEAFQARRGNEIFSYYPFMDDTAATRKRAEWFPTLRGHALPGGIVTRDAYETLVGETLDRLKENMPYDGLFFDIHGAMSVVGLDDPESDFIERIRKVIGNDVLISTSMDLHGNVSERLAHCSDMITCYRMAPHEDAIESKKRALTNLLDRLESGKGKPKYKAWIPVPILLPGEKTSTRIEPGKSLYAKVAPAEAREGVIDAAIWVGYAWADEPRNRAVVMAYGDDKEAVTKSAEELAQAFWDVRKQFEFVAPVASLDECLDRAIAFKEKPFIISDMGDNPTAGGAGDVTWTLNEILKRKEFKKKNGPSLIYASIPGPDLVAKAVEAGIGETVTGMVGAEVDDRYCGPLELTGRVEAIKQGDRYAETEVVINVGSVDVIVTKKRKPYHHETDFTDLSLYPREADIVVVKIGYLVPELYNMRAGWLMALTPGGVDQDLERLGYKRIHRPMFPLDEDMADPDLSARLIPLADQ is encoded by the coding sequence ATGAGACGAATTCTTTTCGCATTACTAATTGTTGCTTTTGTGTTTATCTTGGGCTGTAAGAAGAAAAAAGAAAACACACTGCCGCGAGTTGCTATTGCAGGTCTTGCCATTGAATCAAGTACTTTTTCGCCTGCACAGTCAGACATTGAGGCGTTTCAGGCACGTCGTGGAAATGAGATATTCAGTTACTACCCATTTATGGATGATACGGCAGCTACACGAAAGCGAGCCGAGTGGTTCCCAACTTTGCGTGGTCATGCACTGCCCGGTGGAATTGTTACCCGCGATGCCTACGAAACACTAGTTGGTGAAACGCTGGACCGATTAAAGGAAAATATGCCGTACGACGGATTGTTTTTTGATATTCACGGGGCAATGAGCGTGGTTGGTCTCGACGATCCGGAAAGCGATTTTATCGAACGTATTCGTAAAGTTATAGGAAACGATGTGCTGATTTCTACGTCGATGGATTTACACGGAAATGTAAGCGAACGACTGGCACATTGCAGCGATATGATCACTTGCTACCGGATGGCACCGCACGAAGATGCAATAGAATCGAAAAAACGTGCCTTAACCAATTTGCTTGATCGTTTGGAGAGTGGTAAAGGCAAACCAAAATACAAAGCCTGGATTCCGGTTCCTATTTTATTACCCGGAGAAAAGACAAGTACCCGCATCGAACCGGGAAAGAGTCTTTATGCTAAAGTAGCCCCGGCAGAAGCGCGCGAAGGCGTAATTGATGCCGCAATTTGGGTGGGCTACGCATGGGCCGATGAGCCTCGTAACCGTGCGGTAGTTATGGCATATGGCGACGATAAAGAAGCGGTAACAAAATCAGCTGAAGAACTGGCTCAAGCCTTTTGGGATGTTCGCAAGCAATTTGAATTTGTTGCCCCGGTAGCTTCGCTAGACGAATGTCTTGATCGGGCAATTGCTTTTAAAGAAAAACCATTTATCATCAGCGATATGGGTGACAATCCAACTGCCGGTGGTGCCGGCGATGTTACCTGGACATTGAATGAAATACTAAAACGAAAAGAATTTAAAAAGAAAAACGGACCATCGTTAATTTATGCATCCATTCCCGGACCAGATTTGGTTGCCAAGGCTGTAGAAGCAGGAATAGGCGAAACAGTTACCGGCATGGTTGGTGCCGAAGTGGATGATCGTTATTGCGGACCACTTGAATTAACAGGTAGGGTAGAAGCCATAAAACAAGGCGATCGTTATGCTGAAACCGAAGTTGTAATTAATGTAGGTAGTGTTGATGTGATCGTGACTAAAAAACGTAAACCATATCACCACGAAACTGATTTTACAGATCTTAGCCTTTATCCGCGCGAAGCCGACATTGTAGTGGTTAAAATCGGCTACCTGGTGCCGGAACTTTACAATATGCGTGCCGGTTGGCTGATGGCACTTACTCCGGGTGGTGTTGACCAGGACCTGGAACGACTGGGTTATAAACGAATTCATCGCCCTATGTTCCCACTGGATGAAGACATGGCCGATCCGGATCTGTCAGCCCGGTTAATTCCGCTGGCTGATCAGTAA
- a CDS encoding radical SAM protein: MKTYYNWLNQLVNNNKSAFSEWTNLSWLNSYTAHEAQEKKVALLEKAENILFKSTKPYYKQISNGCKLCGLGQWSCLFITGKCNAACFYCPAPQQEDHLPTTQNLSFANPAAFAEYVNHFQFKGVSFSGGEPLLQFDRTLDYLKQVRRKCNPETYVWMYTNGILAETQKFRKLAAAGINEVRFDIGATAFRLDKIAAAKGIVPVITIEIPAVPEELERLKKLLPEMVKAGVSNLNLHQLRLTQHNVKQLSKHNYNYIHAEQPVVLESELAALELIAYAHDHSIDIGINYCSFHFKNRFQKAGFRNKIAIALADDEDVLTQNGYIRRYTDTGIGYDSIRIFDEKPKLLAVQEFQLKNSTYYYSRQAVMNTVVIDTVMKNKIDQLLAAEPTEIPDDPLLFRIWQLEYIERGLREY; the protein is encoded by the coding sequence ATGAAAACGTATTATAACTGGCTGAATCAGCTGGTTAACAACAATAAGTCTGCTTTTTCGGAGTGGACAAACCTTAGCTGGTTAAACAGCTATACTGCCCACGAAGCACAGGAGAAAAAAGTTGCTTTACTGGAAAAAGCGGAAAACATTTTATTTAAAAGTACCAAACCTTATTATAAACAAATTTCAAACGGGTGCAAACTATGCGGGCTTGGACAATGGAGCTGTTTGTTTATTACCGGGAAGTGTAACGCAGCATGTTTTTACTGCCCGGCACCCCAGCAAGAGGATCACTTGCCAACTACCCAAAACCTGAGTTTTGCCAATCCCGCGGCGTTTGCCGAATACGTGAATCATTTCCAGTTTAAAGGTGTGAGTTTTAGTGGCGGCGAACCTTTGTTGCAATTTGACCGAACTCTGGATTACCTGAAACAGGTTCGCCGAAAATGTAATCCGGAAACCTATGTTTGGATGTATACCAACGGAATTTTGGCCGAAACGCAAAAGTTCAGGAAACTGGCAGCTGCAGGAATTAACGAGGTTCGTTTTGACATTGGAGCCACCGCATTCCGGCTTGATAAAATTGCCGCAGCAAAAGGTATTGTTCCGGTAATTACCATTGAAATTCCGGCAGTTCCCGAAGAACTGGAGCGTTTAAAGAAACTGCTACCAGAAATGGTAAAAGCAGGTGTGTCGAACCTGAATTTGCACCAGCTGCGCCTTACCCAACACAATGTAAAACAGCTATCGAAACACAACTACAACTATATTCATGCGGAGCAGCCTGTGGTTTTGGAATCGGAATTAGCAGCCCTGGAGTTAATTGCTTATGCCCACGATCATTCCATCGATATTGGCATTAATTACTGTTCGTTTCATTTTAAAAACCGCTTTCAGAAAGCCGGATTTCGGAATAAGATAGCCATCGCGCTGGCCGACGATGAAGATGTGCTTACACAAAACGGTTATATTCGTCGTTATACCGACACCGGAATTGGCTACGATTCGATACGGATTTTTGATGAGAAACCCAAATTATTAGCGGTTCAGGAATTTCAGCTTAAGAACAGCACTTATTATTATTCACGCCAGGCAGTGATGAACACAGTTGTAATTGATACAGTTATGAAGAACAAAATTGACCAGCTTCTCGCCGCCGAACCAACAGAAATACCGGATGATCCGTTGCTATTCAGAATATGGCAGCTGGAGTATATTGAGCGGGGATTAAGGGAATACTAA
- a CDS encoding MFS transporter, with product MKLKQKYNNFPFDPSKVPFFYGWVILFAATIGVLCSAPGQTTGVSTFTDYLIENIGISRDQISTAYMFGTIGSSFILTYAGKLYDKYGARWVGMAAALLMGFVLVLFSQSDRIIKAIVPENSNMYVGIAIATCILFFFMLRFSGQGVITMVSRNMLMKWFIARRGLVNGISSVFVSLGFSIAPLTFDMLIEGTSWRWAWLLMALAIGVAFFLFVFIFFRDNPEDCNQIPDGEKHGNKEHDVIIKPFKQFTLKEARSGLTFWLFVLPVAVYALFLTGYIFHLTSVFGEAGIDKERALSVFIPISLISVTLAFFGGWISDRIKLQYLLYLLLAGELVALYSLANINDGFYYYAFIIGSGIPSGMYNVLLSVTWPRFYGRDHLGKITGFVMAIIVFFSALGPIVFSLSHSHLGSYSFAIYTLLGIILLLAAFSFKAHNPQDKYEVET from the coding sequence ATGAAGCTCAAACAGAAATACAACAATTTCCCGTTCGATCCGTCAAAGGTGCCTTTCTTTTATGGTTGGGTGATTTTATTTGCCGCTACTATTGGAGTATTGTGCAGTGCACCCGGGCAAACAACAGGCGTTTCAACATTTACTGATTATTTGATCGAAAACATTGGCATTAGCCGCGACCAGATCAGCACAGCCTATATGTTTGGCACCATCGGAAGTTCGTTTATTCTTACCTATGCCGGTAAATTATACGATAAATACGGTGCGCGCTGGGTAGGAATGGCAGCCGCGCTTTTAATGGGATTTGTACTGGTTTTGTTTAGCCAATCCGACCGGATCATAAAAGCCATTGTTCCTGAAAATTCAAACATGTATGTGGGAATTGCTATTGCAACCTGCATTTTGTTCTTTTTTATGTTGCGTTTTTCGGGTCAGGGAGTAATTACCATGGTGTCGCGAAATATGCTGATGAAATGGTTTATAGCACGACGGGGACTGGTAAACGGTATTTCGTCGGTGTTTGTTTCGCTGGGTTTTTCCATTGCCCCCCTAACTTTCGATATGCTGATTGAAGGTACCTCATGGCGCTGGGCCTGGTTGCTTATGGCGCTGGCAATTGGTGTAGCGTTCTTTTTGTTTGTTTTTATCTTTTTCCGCGATAATCCCGAAGATTGTAATCAGATTCCCGACGGAGAAAAACACGGTAACAAGGAGCACGATGTAATCATTAAACCATTTAAGCAATTTACGCTGAAAGAAGCACGCAGCGGTTTGACCTTTTGGTTATTTGTGTTGCCTGTGGCAGTATATGCATTGTTTTTAACCGGATATATTTTCCACCTGACTTCGGTATTTGGCGAGGCCGGAATTGACAAAGAACGTGCCTTATCGGTTTTTATTCCTATTTCGTTGATATCTGTTACGCTGGCCTTTTTCGGCGGTTGGATTAGCGACAGAATAAAATTACAATACCTGCTTTATTTATTGTTAGCCGGAGAATTGGTTGCATTGTATTCGCTGGCCAACATCAACGATGGATTTTACTACTATGCCTTTATAATTGGCAGCGGAATACCAAGTGGTATGTACAATGTGCTGTTAAGTGTTACCTGGCCCCGTTTCTATGGTCGCGATCACCTGGGTAAAATCACGGGGTTTGTGATGGCCATTATCGTATTCTTTAGTGCCCTGGGCCCCATTGTATTTAGCTTGTCGCATTCACATTTGGGCAGCTATTCGTTTGCAATTTACACCTTGCTCGGAATCATCCTGTTACTTGCCGCTTTTAGCTTTAAGGCACATAATCCACAGGATAAGTACGAGGTGGAAACTTAA